A stretch of the Salvelinus fontinalis isolate EN_2023a chromosome 22, ASM2944872v1, whole genome shotgun sequence genome encodes the following:
- the LOC129819543 gene encoding adhesion G protein-coupled receptor B1-like — MTWSPPQSGPLVALLALLFLGLTSSVPSGPASDTCATLEQSRFFGLFSSTANLPSTPCSWTLQNPDPRRYTVYMKITKPTDSCLPRQVKTFQFDSFIETSRTYLGMESFDEVVRLCDASTSVTYLESSKQFLQLRKVAPRHGLEIVEGESSGEFKAEFLVVGKRNPSMPACQKLCQWLENCLSTSTHLNPCGIMNTPCQCWETPIRKPGGCYRGGVYLEKCTPTPRDTGRDIVRDVEIIKGWSGWSRWSECSMECGGGVQVRSRACQPEDSVCEGVVEEGRACNPQPCIGQVRSRSQALASIVGLKRDNADVPITGVVAPQTVDAAAVADEWSSWSVCSVSCGEGWQARTRFCVTSSYSTQCTGPLRENRPCNNTMVCPVDGAWDEWSPWSLCSSTCGRGYRDRTRTCKQPQNGGEPCKGPIKQTKFCNIAVCPVDGAWNEWSGWTTCSTSCSNGTKQRTRECNGPSYGGSECRGDWRETNNCFLKDCPVDGRWLSWSSWGSCSKTCGGGSQQRQRMCEGPYFSGEPCPGERGELRRCNEKRCPEPHEICQEETDGDVVWKRTPAGDMAAVTCPIDSTGMILRRCTLGAVGLAYWENPTHIKCISKNYQDISLLAQHGVDKAQKGLMADGTSEVISRLRATSDEGTKYSGDLLSIMDVLRNTTEIYKGVGHSLSNADVENYAQTISNLLKEEHHDQWEEAQLMGTNVKEFLQLVEDFVDMIGMQMKDFQDIYEVTENLVLSIHKRPTAMTTDFTFPVKGWRGMMDWVRTSEEKITVSREALSIDQSEGTTAFVTGIILYRNLSSILSFQSNSTVLNSKVVTVVVKPTPGLLSPPVEIEFPHQHNDTINETCISWDESETSSLLGSWSARSCRAVPVDSFRTKCVCDRLSTFAILARLNPDMNMDKNLLPSVTLIVGCGVSSLTLLLLIIIYVSVWKYIRSERSVILINFCLSIICSNALILVGQTQARNKVVCGVVAALLHFFFLSSFCWVLTEAWQSYMAVTGRLRNRIIRKRFLCLGWGLPALVVAVSVGFTKAKGYGTVNYCWLSLEDGLLYSFVGPAAAVVLVNMVIGILVFNKLVSKDGITDVKLKERAGASLWSSCVILPLLALTWMSAVLAMTDRRSALFQILFAVFDSLEGFIIVMVHCILRREVQEAVKCRVVDRKDDGNGDSGSSIQNSHHTQLMSDFEKDAESNRPGGMNSSCEEKMPLPPQLPLPMSSNFHTLPSHTIKAHMQAVPEYSSHTLTLKREKSRLHGGMDPSSCGKPIYVCDGELFQQLDADLARGQAEGSCPDGSGYLLLPNTTSTLRKAKEDPSKYNISVEQLPQTRLVHLSGPFAEPQATFGLKTLPSDRVSVSYSERDSPIQNIHNMSSESHITHSSLGDTFDSMNSMMSKSETISTLSMSSLERQKSRYAELDFEKIMHTRKRHQNMFQDLNRKLHHAEKQDRESPASDSKSVRWSVSSGGSDKTNHSDKQQQQVERPWDGGQRTQHSPPAWVRKDLEPLAVSPLHMQQVEWENAGATISMVSQDIIDLQTEV, encoded by the exons ATGACGTGGTCACCTCCCCAGTCCGGGCCCTTAGTGGCCcttttggccctccttttcctcgGTTTGACTTCCAGCGTCCCTTCCGGCCCGGCCTCTGATACCTGCGCCACCCTGGAGCAGAGCCGCTTCTTTGGGCTGTTCTCTTCGACTGCCAACCTGCCCTCCACGCCGTGCTCCTGGACCCTGCAGAACCCAGACCCTCGCCGCTACACCGTCTACATGAAGATCACCAAGCCCACCGACTCCTGCCTGCCCCGCCAGGTCAAGACCTTCCAGTTCGACTCCTTCATCGAGACCTCTCGCACCTACTTGGGTATGGAGAGCTTTGATGAAGTCGTCAGATTGTGCGATGCTTCAACGTCTGTAACCTACCTGGAGTCCAGCAAGCAGTTCCTGCAGCTCCGCAAGGTGGCGCCAAGACACGGCCTGGAGattgtggagggagagagcagcggtGAGTTCAAGGCCGAGTTCCTGGTGGTGGGCAAGAGGAACCCCAGTATGCCAGCCTGTCAGAAGCTGTGCCAGTGGCTGGAGAATTGTTTGTCCACCAGCACCCATCTCAACCCCTGCGGCATCATGAACACCCCCTGCCAGTGTTGGGAGACCCCCATCAGGAAGCCCGGCGGCTGCTACCGTGGAGGCGTCTACCTGGAGAAGTGCACCCCAACCCCCCGAGACACTGGACGTGACATTGTCCGCGACGTGGAGATCATAA AGGGCTGGAGTGGGTGGAGCCGCTGGTCTGAGTGCAGTATGGAGTGCGGGGGTGGAGTCCAGGTGCGCAGCCGAGCCTGTCAGCCAGAGGATAGTGTGTGTGAAGGCGTGGTCGAAGAGGGGCGTGCCTGCAACCCTCAGCCCTGCATTG GTCAAGTGCGCAGCCGTAGCCAGGCCCTGGCTTCCATCGTCGGCCTGAAAAGAGACAACGCTGATGTTCCTATCACTGGAGTTGTGGCCCCTCAAACAG TGGACGCTGCTGCGGTTGCAGATGAGTGGTCCTCCTGGAGTGTGTGTTCAGTGAGCTGTGGAGAGGGCTGGCAGGCCCGCACCCGTTTCTGTGTTACCTCCTCCTACAGCACCCAATGCACCGGCCCCCTCCGCGAGAACCGGCCCTGCAACAACACCATGGTCTGCCCCG TTGATGGAGCTTGGGACGAATGGTCCCCATGGAGCCTGTGCTCGTCCACCTGCGGCCGTGGTTACCGTGACCGCACCCGCACCTGCAAGCAGCCCCAGAACGGAGGAGAACCCTGCAAGGGACCCATCAAACAGACCAAGTTCTGCAACATCGCAGTCTGCCCAG TGGACGGTGCCTGGAACGAATGGTCTGGTTGGACCACCTGCTCCACCTCTTGCTCCAATGGCACCAAGCAGAGGACACGTGAATGCAACGGACCGTCCTACGGAGGTTCGGAGTGCCGTGGTGACTGGCGTGAGACCAATAACTGCTTCCTGAAAGATTGCCCAG TTGATGGACGCTGGTTATCATGGAGCTCATGGGGAAGCTGCAGTAAGACCTGTGGGGGAGGAAGCCAGCAGAGACAGAGGATGTGCGAAGGACCTTACTTCAGTGGAGAGCCttgccctggagagagaggagagctgagaCGCTGCAACGAGAAAAGATGCCCAG AACCCCATGAGATCTGTCAGGAGGAGACCGACGGTGATGTTGTGTGGAAGAGAACCCCAGCAGGAGATATGGCTGCAGTGACCTGCCCTATAGACTCCACCG GCATGATCTTGCGCCGATGCACCCTTGGCGCCGTAGGCCTTGCTTATTGGGAGAACCCGACCCACATCAAGTGCATCTCCAAGAACTACCAGGACATTTCCTTGTTG GCCCAGCATGGTGTTGATAAGGCTCAGAAGGGCCTGATGGCTGATGGGACTTCGGAGGTGATCTCCCGACTGAGGGCCACCTCTGATGAGGGGACCAAGTACAGCGGAGACCTGTTGTCCATCATGGATGTACTCAGGAACACCACTGAGATCTACAAGGGAGTCGGACACAGCCTGAGCAATGCTGATGTGGAG AACTATGCCCAGACAATCAGCAACTTACTGAAGGAGGAACATCATGACCAATGGGAGGAGGCACAGCTG ATGGGCACTAACGTCAAGGAGTTCTTGCAGCTCGTCGAGGACTTTGTGGACATGATCGGTATGCAGATGAAGGACTTCCAAGACATTTATGAAGTCACCGAGAATTTAG TGTTGAGCATCCATAAGCGCCCCACAGCCATGACAACCGACTTCACCTTCCCGGTGAAAGGATGGAGAGGCATGATGGACTGGGTCAGGACCTCAGAGGAGAAGATCACTGTCTCCCGTGAAGCTCTGTCCATCGACCAGTCTG AGGGCACCACTGCATTTGTGACCGGGATCATTCTCTACAGAAACCTCAGCTCCATCTTGTCCTTCCAAAG TAACAGCACCGTCCTCAACTCCAAGGTAGTCACAGTTGTGGTCAAGCCCACCCCAGGCCTGCTGTCCCCCCCAGTGGAAATCGAGTTCCCCCACCAACATAAT GACACCATAAATGAAACGTGCATCTCCTGGGATGAGAGTGAAAC TTCTTCGCTGCTTGGATCTTGGTCTGCGCGTAGCTGCAGAGCGGTCCCTGTTGATTCATTCAGAACCAAATGCGTGTGTGACAGGCTCTCCACCTTCGCCATTTTAGCGCGTCTAAACCCTGATATG AACATGGATAAGAATCTGCTTCCCTCTGTGACTCTCATCGTGGGCTGTGgggtctcctctctcacccttctGCTCCTCATCATCATCTATGTCTCCGTCTGGAA GTATATCCGCTCGGAGCGCTCAGTGATCCTCATCAACTTCTGCCTCTCCATTATCTGCTCCAATGCCCTCATTCTGGTTGGACAAACCCAGGCTCGCAACAAG GTGGTGTGTGGAGTGGTGGCCGCCCTCCTTCACTTCTTCTTCCTCTCGTCTTTCTGCTGGGTGCTGACGGAAGCGTGGCAGTCCTACATGGCTGTCACGGGCCGCCTGCGCAACCGCATCATCCGCAAGCGTTTCCTCTGCTTGGGCTGGG GACTCCCTGCTCTGGTGGTGGCTGTGTCTGTTGGATTTACCAAGGCTAAGGGATATGGCACCGTCAACTA CTGCTGGCTCTCCCTGGAGGATGGACTCCTCTACTCGTTTGTTGGACCCGCTGCTGCTGTTGTTCTG GTGAACATGGTAATTGGTATCCTGGTCTTCAACAAGCTGGTGTCCAAGGACGGCATCACCGACGTCAAACTGAAGGAGCGAGCGGGAGCGTCACTGTGGAGCTCCTGTGTGATCCTGCCCCTGCTGGCCCTCACCTGGATGTCCGCTGTCCTGGCCATGACCGACCGCCGCTCCGCTCTCTTCCAGATCCTCTTCGCGGTCTTTGACTCCCTGGAAGGGTTCATAATCGTCATGGTGCACTGCATCCTGCGCAGAGAG GTCCAAGAGGCAGTGAAATGCAGAGTTGTTGACCGTAAGGACGATGGCAATGGAGATTCTGGCAGTTCCATCCAAAATAGCCACCACACCCAGCTCATG TCTGATTTCGAGAAGGATGCTGAATCCAACAGACCTG GTGGTATGAACTCCTCCTGTGAGGAGAAGATGCCCCTCCCACCTCAGCTGCCCCTCCCCATGAGCTCCAACTTCCACACCCTGCCCTCCCACACCATCAAGGCCCACATGCAGGCCGTGCCCGAGTACTCCAGCCACACCCTCACCCTGAAGAGGGAGAAGAGCCGGCTGCATGGCGGCATGGACCCGTCCTCCTGCGGGAAACCCATTTATGTGTGCGACGGTGAGCTTTTCCAGCAGCTGGATGCCGACCTGGCGCGTGGCCAGGCGGAGGGGAGCTGCCCCGACGGTAGCGGCTACTTGCTCCTGCCCAACACCACCTCCACCCTTCGCAAGGCCAAAGAGGACCCGTCCAAGTACAACATCAGCGTGGAGCAGCTTCCACAGACCAGGCTGGTTCATCTCAGTGGGCCCTTCGCCGAACCCCAGGCCACCTTCGGACTCAAGACGCTACCGTCCGACCGGGTCAGCGTGTCCTACTCGGAGAGGGACTCACCCATCCAAAACATCCACAACATGTCCAGCGAGTCTCACATCACCCACAGCAGCCTGGGGGACACCTTCGACTCAATGAACTCCATGATGTCCAAGAGCGAGACCATCTCCACACTGTCCATGAGCTCTCTGGAGAGACAGAAGTCCCGTTATGCTGAATTAGATTTCGAg AAGATAATGCATACGAGGAAACGTCATCAGAACATGTTCCAGGACCTCAACAGGAAATTACATCACGCTGAAAAACAAGACAGAGAGTCCCCTGCTTCAGACAGCAAG TCTGTGAGATGGAGTGTGTCCTCTGGAGGAAGTGACAAAACAAACCACAGC GACAAGCAGCAGCAACAGGTGGAGAGACCCTGGGATGGGGGCCAAAGGACGCAGCATTCGCCGCCTGCCTGGGTGCGGAAGGACCTGGAGCCCCTGGCCGTGTCGCCCTTGCATATGCAGCAGGTGGAGTGGGAGAACGCAGGAGCCACCATCTCAATGGTCAGCCAGGACATCATTGACCTGCAGACGGAGGTCTGA